From one Lotus japonicus ecotype B-129 chromosome 3, LjGifu_v1.2 genomic stretch:
- the LOC130743002 gene encoding senescence-specific cysteine protease SAG39-like has protein sequence MASKTVLNISSLALLLVFGFLAFEANARTLEDVSLKERHEQWMTQYGKVYTDSYEKELRSNIFKENVQRIEAFNNAGNKPYKLGINQFADLTNEEFKARNRFKGHMCSNSTRTPTFKYEDVSSVPASLDWRQKGAVTPIKDQGQCGCCWAFSAVAATEGITKLSTGKLISLSEQELVDCDTKGVDQGCEGGLMDDAFKFIMQNKGLNTEAKYPYQGVDATCNANAEAKDAASIKGFEDVPANSESALLKAVANQPISVAIDASGSEFQFYSSGLFTGSCGTELDHGVTAVGYGVSDDGTKYWLVKNSWGEQWGEEGYIRMQRDVAAEEGLCGIAMQASYPTA, from the exons ATGGCTTCCAAAACTGTACTAAACATCTCTTCATTGGCTTTGCTTCTTGTGTTTGGATTCTTGGCTTTTGAGGCAAATGCTCGTACCCTCGAAGATGTTTCATTGAAAGAGAGGCATGAGCAATGGATGACTCAGTATGGAAAAGTTTACACGGACTCTTATGAGAAAGAATTGCGGTCCAATATATTCAAAGAAAACGTTCAACGCATAGAAGCCTTTAACAATGCTGGAAACAAGCCTTACAAGCTAGGCATCAACCAATTTGCTGATCTCACAAATGAGGAATTCAAAGCCAGAAACAGATTCAAGGGTCACATGTGCTCCAATTCAACAAGGACACCAACATTCAAGtatgaagatgtgtcttcagtGCCCGCTTCATTAGATTGGAGACAGAAAGGAGCTGTCACACCCATTAAGGACCAAGGCCAGTGTG GATGTTGCTGGGCATTTTCTGCCGTGGCGGCAACAGAAGGAATCACCAAGTTAAGTACCGGCAAATTGATCTCTTTATCAGAGCAAGAGCTAGTTGATTGTGACACAAAGGGCGTAGACCAAGGTTGTGAAGGGGGTCTAATGGATGATGCCTTCAAATTTATAATGCAAAACAAAGGACTAAACACAGAAGCCAAGTACCCTTATCAGGGTGTTGATGCAACTTGCAATGCAAATGCAGAAGCCAAAGATGCAGCAAGCATTAAGGGGTTTGAGGATGTCCCTGCCAACAGTGAGAGTGCATTGCTCAAAGCTGTTGCTAATCAACCCATTTCTGTGGCTATTGATGCTAGTGGATCCgaatttcaattttattctAGTGGTCTCTTCACTGGATCCTGTGGCACTGAGTTGGATCATGGTGTCACTGCTGTGGGTTATGGAGTGAGTGATGATGGAACTAAATATTGGTTAGTCAAGAATTCATGGGGAGAACAATGGGGTGAAGAAGGATACATTAGGATGCAGAGAGATGTTGCTGCTGAAGAAGGCTTGTGCGGCATTGCAATGCAAGCTTCTTACCCCACTgcataa